A DNA window from Hoplias malabaricus isolate fHopMal1 chromosome 5, fHopMal1.hap1, whole genome shotgun sequence contains the following coding sequences:
- the rapgef3 gene encoding rap guanine nucleotide exchange factor 3 isoform X3, with protein MHLFRSYNYQIYPDRCPMEKPTVRGISWTPLPEALDTQDTMKQFLSDRILKAARVVYSVLVERNPGLIRDRKHHLKTYRQCCSGKELVDWLMKLNDCFQSRSQAVGMWQVLVDEGILAHVKQELNFHDKDTQFYRFLETEFDLNPANNEKDSKEDELQEGLALLVQMGPDSLLNMILRKCPSQRTAEDVEVIYEELLHIKAVAHLSTFVRKELAAVLVFESHAKAGTVLFSQGDKGTSWYIIWKGSVNVITHGKGLVTTLHEGDDFGQLALVNDAPRAATIILREDNCHFLRVDKQDFIRILKDVEANTVRLEEHGKVVLVLEKSSGQESILQGGSGSSSKYTVMSGTPEKILEHLLETIKLDTNGNDPIDPCIGDFLLTHQVFMPSTQLCPALQHHYHAEPSEGSELEKAAYALNTKQKIVKLVGQWVAFYGPLLKEDPVASQFLEKLRDEVMSDSRLSNMLKEQLKDRRKNRMLENGCQTVTKLTQKFDWFAAYDEGLGRCQPIRAQDKVLYEIFKADLSTVTLMLPVNSSVQDIMASLVNPGGDHVLVKMNSSGERVQLKVDATAVSTSLGLNERLFLCPVSQVEQLTPLKEQLGPEQSSTETLEQMCSKDIASQMTNYDWELFTAMHEVELVYYIFGRHKFPGATTANLERFVRRFNEVQYWVVTELCLCEDLMKRATLLKKFIKIATVLKEQKNLNSFFAVMFGLSNTAVQRLYKTWERVPNKTKRIYCAYERLLDPSRNHRAYRLVVAKLSSPYIPFMPLLLKDMTFIHEGNKNYTDNLVNFEKMRMIAKTVKIVRGCRSQPYVPSSPQKGLTERMFLEAPAIRISTYSEQAMTFRNVVNIRHYIQNMKVIDNQKKLTQLSRAIEH; from the exons ACGCCGCTGCCTGAGGCCTTGGATACGCAGGACACCATGAAACAG TTTCTCTCTGATCGGATCCTGAAGGCAGCCAGGGTGGTGTACAGTGTCCTGGTGGAGCGCAATCCAGGCTTgatcagagacagaaagcatCATCTCAAGACCTACAG ACAGTGCTGCAGTGGGAAAGAGCTTGTTGATTGGCTGATGAAGCTGAATGACTGTTTCCAGTCCCGGAGTCAGGCAGTCGGCATGTGGCAGGTTTTGGTGGACGAAGGCATCCTTGCTCACG TGAAGCAGGAGTTGAACTTCCACGACAAAGACACACAGTTTTACCGCTTCCTGGAGACTGAGTTTGATCTGAATCCCGCTAATAACGAGAAGGACTCAAAAGAAGATGAACTGCAAGAAGGTCTGGCATTACTGGTCCAGATGGGTCCGGACTCTCTGCTGAATATGATACTTCGCAAATG TCCAAGCCAGAGGACAGCTGAGGATGTGGAGGTCATCTACGAGGAGCTTTTGCACATCAAAGCCGTGGCTCACCTGTCCACCTTT GTGAGGAAAGAACTGGCTGCAGTGCTGGTGTTCGAGTCCCATGCCAAGGCgggcacagtgt TGTTCAGCCAGGGAGACAAAGGCACATCCTGGTACATCATCTGGAAGGGCTCTGTTAATGTCATCACACACGGCAAG ggCTTGGTGACCACTCTGCATGAAGGGGACGACTTTGGCCAACTCGCTTTGGTGAACGATGCTCCTCGTGCTGCCACCATCATACTGCGAGAGGACAACTGTCACTTCCTCAGAGTAGACAAGCAAGACTTTATAAGAATACTGAAG GACGTGGAGGCGAACACTGTGCGTTTGGAGGAGCATGGGAAAGTGGTGCTGGTCCTGGAGAAAAGCTCGGGACAGGAGTCGATCCTTCAGGGTGGATCAGGAAGCAGCAGCAA GTACACAGTGATGTCAGGAACACCAGAGAAAATTCTGGAACATCTCTTGGAAACAATTAAGCTGGATACCAATGGCAATGATCCAATAG ATCCTTGTATTGGTGACTTCCTTCTCACACACCAAGTCTTCATGCCTTCTACACAGCTCTGCCCTGCCCTTCAGCATCA CTACCACGCTGAGCCCTCCGAAGGCTCTGAGCTGGAGAAGGCTGCCTATGCTCTCAACACCAAACAGAAGATAGTCAAGCTGGTGGGTCAGTGGGTGGCATTCTATGGACCACTGTTGAAGGAGGACCCAGTGGCCTCACAGTttctggag AAACTGAGAGACGAAGTGATGAGTGACTCAAGACTCTCAAACATGCTCAAGGAACAGCTTAAGGACAGGAGAAAAAACAGAAT GCTGGAGAACGGATGCCAAACAGTGACGAAG CTGACTCAGAAGTTTGATTGGTTTGCTGCTTATGATGAGGGTCTGGGGAGgtgtcagccaatcagagctcagGACAAAG TCTTGTATGAGATTTTCAAAGCAGACCTCAGCACTGTGACGTTAATGCTACCAGTCAACTCTTCAGTTCAGGATATCATGGCTTCTCTGGTGAATCCCGGAGGAGACCATGTACTGGTCAAAATGAACTCTTCAGGAG AGAGAGTTCAGCTGAAGGTAGATGCCACCGCCGTCTCTACGTCCCTGGGGCTAAACGAGAGACTTTTTCTGTGCCCTGTCTCACAGGTGGAGCAGCTG ACCCCTCTGAAGGAGCAGCTTGGTCCAGAACAGAGTAGCACAGAAACTCTGGAACAGATGTGCTCTAAGGACATCGCTAGCCAGATGACCAACTACGACTGGGAGCTCTTCACAGCCATGCACGAG GTCGAGCTGGTCTACTACATTTTTGGTCGACACAAGTTTCCAGGGGCCACCACAGCTAACCTGGAGCGGTTTGTGCGCCGCTTCAATGAGGTGCAGTATTGGGTGGTGACTGAACTCTGCCTGTGTGAGGACCTGATGAAGAGAGCCACACTGCTCAAGAAGTTTATCAAGATTGCAACAGT GTTAAAGGAGCAGAAAAACCTCAACTCCTTCTTTGCCGTGATGTTCGGCCTGAGTAACACTGCAGTGCAGAGGCTCTATAAGACATGGGAG AGAGTGCCAAACAAAACCAAGCGGATCTACTGTGCCTATGAGAGGTTACTG GATCCATCTCGCAATCACAGAGCGTACAGACTAGTCGTGGCCAAGCTCAGCTCACCATACATCCCCTTCATGCCCCTACTGCTGAAAG ACATGACGTTCATCCACGAGGGAAACAAGAATTACACGGATAACCTGGTCAACTTTGAGAAAATG CGCATGATCGCCAAGACGGTGAAGATAGTCCGAGGCTGTAGGAGCCAACCTTACG TGCCTTCATCCCCTCAGAAAGGCCTCACAGAGCGGATGTTCCTGGAGGCTCCTGCTATACGAATATCTACAT ATTCGGAGCAGGCGATGACCTTCCGCAACGTGGTCAACATAAGGCACTACATCCAGAACATGAAGGTCATTGACAATCAGAAGAAACTGACCCAGCTTTCCAGAGCCATAGAGCACTAA
- the rapgef3 gene encoding rap guanine nucleotide exchange factor 3 isoform X4, which yields MCSEDSFILPALSTSRRTASDLTPLPEALDTQDTMKQFLSDRILKAARVVYSVLVERNPGLIRDRKHHLKTYRQCCSGKELVDWLMKLNDCFQSRSQAVGMWQVLVDEGILAHVKQELNFHDKDTQFYRFLETEFDLNPANNEKDSKEDELQEGLALLVQMGPDSLLNMILRKCPSQRTAEDVEVIYEELLHIKAVAHLSTFVRKELAAVLVFESHAKAGTVLFSQGDKGTSWYIIWKGSVNVITHGKGLVTTLHEGDDFGQLALVNDAPRAATIILREDNCHFLRVDKQDFIRILKDVEANTVRLEEHGKVVLVLEKSSGQESILQGGSGSSSKYTVMSGTPEKILEHLLETIKLDTNGNDPIDPCIGDFLLTHQVFMPSTQLCPALQHHYHAEPSEGSELEKAAYALNTKQKIVKLVGQWVAFYGPLLKEDPVASQFLEKLRDEVMSDSRLSNMLKEQLKDRRKNRMLENGCQTVTKLTQKFDWFAAYDEGLGRCQPIRAQDKVLYEIFKADLSTVTLMLPVNSSVQDIMASLVNPGGDHVLVKMNSSGERVQLKVDATAVSTSLGLNERLFLCPVSQVEQLTPLKEQLGPEQSSTETLEQMCSKDIASQMTNYDWELFTAMHEVELVYYIFGRHKFPGATTANLERFVRRFNEVQYWVVTELCLCEDLMKRATLLKKFIKIATVLKEQKNLNSFFAVMFGLSNTAVQRLYKTWERVPNKTKRIYCAYERLLDPSRNHRAYRLVVAKLSSPYIPFMPLLLKDMTFIHEGNKNYTDNLVNFEKMRMIAKTVKIVRGCRSQPYVPSSPQKGLTERMFLEAPAIRISTYSEQAMTFRNVVNIRHYIQNMKVIDNQKKLTQLSRAIEH from the exons ACGCCGCTGCCTGAGGCCTTGGATACGCAGGACACCATGAAACAG TTTCTCTCTGATCGGATCCTGAAGGCAGCCAGGGTGGTGTACAGTGTCCTGGTGGAGCGCAATCCAGGCTTgatcagagacagaaagcatCATCTCAAGACCTACAG ACAGTGCTGCAGTGGGAAAGAGCTTGTTGATTGGCTGATGAAGCTGAATGACTGTTTCCAGTCCCGGAGTCAGGCAGTCGGCATGTGGCAGGTTTTGGTGGACGAAGGCATCCTTGCTCACG TGAAGCAGGAGTTGAACTTCCACGACAAAGACACACAGTTTTACCGCTTCCTGGAGACTGAGTTTGATCTGAATCCCGCTAATAACGAGAAGGACTCAAAAGAAGATGAACTGCAAGAAGGTCTGGCATTACTGGTCCAGATGGGTCCGGACTCTCTGCTGAATATGATACTTCGCAAATG TCCAAGCCAGAGGACAGCTGAGGATGTGGAGGTCATCTACGAGGAGCTTTTGCACATCAAAGCCGTGGCTCACCTGTCCACCTTT GTGAGGAAAGAACTGGCTGCAGTGCTGGTGTTCGAGTCCCATGCCAAGGCgggcacagtgt TGTTCAGCCAGGGAGACAAAGGCACATCCTGGTACATCATCTGGAAGGGCTCTGTTAATGTCATCACACACGGCAAG ggCTTGGTGACCACTCTGCATGAAGGGGACGACTTTGGCCAACTCGCTTTGGTGAACGATGCTCCTCGTGCTGCCACCATCATACTGCGAGAGGACAACTGTCACTTCCTCAGAGTAGACAAGCAAGACTTTATAAGAATACTGAAG GACGTGGAGGCGAACACTGTGCGTTTGGAGGAGCATGGGAAAGTGGTGCTGGTCCTGGAGAAAAGCTCGGGACAGGAGTCGATCCTTCAGGGTGGATCAGGAAGCAGCAGCAA GTACACAGTGATGTCAGGAACACCAGAGAAAATTCTGGAACATCTCTTGGAAACAATTAAGCTGGATACCAATGGCAATGATCCAATAG ATCCTTGTATTGGTGACTTCCTTCTCACACACCAAGTCTTCATGCCTTCTACACAGCTCTGCCCTGCCCTTCAGCATCA CTACCACGCTGAGCCCTCCGAAGGCTCTGAGCTGGAGAAGGCTGCCTATGCTCTCAACACCAAACAGAAGATAGTCAAGCTGGTGGGTCAGTGGGTGGCATTCTATGGACCACTGTTGAAGGAGGACCCAGTGGCCTCACAGTttctggag AAACTGAGAGACGAAGTGATGAGTGACTCAAGACTCTCAAACATGCTCAAGGAACAGCTTAAGGACAGGAGAAAAAACAGAAT GCTGGAGAACGGATGCCAAACAGTGACGAAG CTGACTCAGAAGTTTGATTGGTTTGCTGCTTATGATGAGGGTCTGGGGAGgtgtcagccaatcagagctcagGACAAAG TCTTGTATGAGATTTTCAAAGCAGACCTCAGCACTGTGACGTTAATGCTACCAGTCAACTCTTCAGTTCAGGATATCATGGCTTCTCTGGTGAATCCCGGAGGAGACCATGTACTGGTCAAAATGAACTCTTCAGGAG AGAGAGTTCAGCTGAAGGTAGATGCCACCGCCGTCTCTACGTCCCTGGGGCTAAACGAGAGACTTTTTCTGTGCCCTGTCTCACAGGTGGAGCAGCTG ACCCCTCTGAAGGAGCAGCTTGGTCCAGAACAGAGTAGCACAGAAACTCTGGAACAGATGTGCTCTAAGGACATCGCTAGCCAGATGACCAACTACGACTGGGAGCTCTTCACAGCCATGCACGAG GTCGAGCTGGTCTACTACATTTTTGGTCGACACAAGTTTCCAGGGGCCACCACAGCTAACCTGGAGCGGTTTGTGCGCCGCTTCAATGAGGTGCAGTATTGGGTGGTGACTGAACTCTGCCTGTGTGAGGACCTGATGAAGAGAGCCACACTGCTCAAGAAGTTTATCAAGATTGCAACAGT GTTAAAGGAGCAGAAAAACCTCAACTCCTTCTTTGCCGTGATGTTCGGCCTGAGTAACACTGCAGTGCAGAGGCTCTATAAGACATGGGAG AGAGTGCCAAACAAAACCAAGCGGATCTACTGTGCCTATGAGAGGTTACTG GATCCATCTCGCAATCACAGAGCGTACAGACTAGTCGTGGCCAAGCTCAGCTCACCATACATCCCCTTCATGCCCCTACTGCTGAAAG ACATGACGTTCATCCACGAGGGAAACAAGAATTACACGGATAACCTGGTCAACTTTGAGAAAATG CGCATGATCGCCAAGACGGTGAAGATAGTCCGAGGCTGTAGGAGCCAACCTTACG TGCCTTCATCCCCTCAGAAAGGCCTCACAGAGCGGATGTTCCTGGAGGCTCCTGCTATACGAATATCTACAT ATTCGGAGCAGGCGATGACCTTCCGCAACGTGGTCAACATAAGGCACTACATCCAGAACATGAAGGTCATTGACAATCAGAAGAAACTGACCCAGCTTTCCAGAGCCATAGAGCACTAA
- the rapgef3 gene encoding rap guanine nucleotide exchange factor 3 isoform X2 produces MYSLLKQLLCRRKKCSFAASTGMCSEDSFILPALSTSRRTASDLTPLPEALDTQDTMKQFLSDRILKAARVVYSVLVERNPGLIRDRKHHLKTYRQCCSGKELVDWLMKLNDCFQSRSQAVGMWQVLVDEGILAHVKQELNFHDKDTQFYRFLETEFDLNPANNEKDSKEDELQEGLALLVQMGPDSLLNMILRKCPSQRTAEDVEVIYEELLHIKAVAHLSTFVRKELAAVLVFESHAKAGTVLFSQGDKGTSWYIIWKGSVNVITHGKGLVTTLHEGDDFGQLALVNDAPRAATIILREDNCHFLRVDKQDFIRILKDVEANTVRLEEHGKVVLVLEKSSGQESILQGGSGSSSKYTVMSGTPEKILEHLLETIKLDTNGNDPIDPCIGDFLLTHQVFMPSTQLCPALQHHYHAEPSEGSELEKAAYALNTKQKIVKLVGQWVAFYGPLLKEDPVASQFLEKLRDEVMSDSRLSNMLKEQLKDRRKNRMLENGCQTVTKLTQKFDWFAAYDEGLGRCQPIRAQDKVLYEIFKADLSTVTLMLPVNSSVQDIMASLVNPGGDHVLVKMNSSGERVQLKVDATAVSTSLGLNERLFLCPVSQVEQLTPLKEQLGPEQSSTETLEQMCSKDIASQMTNYDWELFTAMHEVELVYYIFGRHKFPGATTANLERFVRRFNEVQYWVVTELCLCEDLMKRATLLKKFIKIATVLKEQKNLNSFFAVMFGLSNTAVQRLYKTWERVPNKTKRIYCAYERLLDPSRNHRAYRLVVAKLSSPYIPFMPLLLKDMTFIHEGNKNYTDNLVNFEKMRMIAKTVKIVRGCRSQPYVPSSPQKGLTERMFLEAPAIRISTYSEQAMTFRNVVNIRHYIQNMKVIDNQKKLTQLSRAIEH; encoded by the exons ACGCCGCTGCCTGAGGCCTTGGATACGCAGGACACCATGAAACAG TTTCTCTCTGATCGGATCCTGAAGGCAGCCAGGGTGGTGTACAGTGTCCTGGTGGAGCGCAATCCAGGCTTgatcagagacagaaagcatCATCTCAAGACCTACAG ACAGTGCTGCAGTGGGAAAGAGCTTGTTGATTGGCTGATGAAGCTGAATGACTGTTTCCAGTCCCGGAGTCAGGCAGTCGGCATGTGGCAGGTTTTGGTGGACGAAGGCATCCTTGCTCACG TGAAGCAGGAGTTGAACTTCCACGACAAAGACACACAGTTTTACCGCTTCCTGGAGACTGAGTTTGATCTGAATCCCGCTAATAACGAGAAGGACTCAAAAGAAGATGAACTGCAAGAAGGTCTGGCATTACTGGTCCAGATGGGTCCGGACTCTCTGCTGAATATGATACTTCGCAAATG TCCAAGCCAGAGGACAGCTGAGGATGTGGAGGTCATCTACGAGGAGCTTTTGCACATCAAAGCCGTGGCTCACCTGTCCACCTTT GTGAGGAAAGAACTGGCTGCAGTGCTGGTGTTCGAGTCCCATGCCAAGGCgggcacagtgt TGTTCAGCCAGGGAGACAAAGGCACATCCTGGTACATCATCTGGAAGGGCTCTGTTAATGTCATCACACACGGCAAG ggCTTGGTGACCACTCTGCATGAAGGGGACGACTTTGGCCAACTCGCTTTGGTGAACGATGCTCCTCGTGCTGCCACCATCATACTGCGAGAGGACAACTGTCACTTCCTCAGAGTAGACAAGCAAGACTTTATAAGAATACTGAAG GACGTGGAGGCGAACACTGTGCGTTTGGAGGAGCATGGGAAAGTGGTGCTGGTCCTGGAGAAAAGCTCGGGACAGGAGTCGATCCTTCAGGGTGGATCAGGAAGCAGCAGCAA GTACACAGTGATGTCAGGAACACCAGAGAAAATTCTGGAACATCTCTTGGAAACAATTAAGCTGGATACCAATGGCAATGATCCAATAG ATCCTTGTATTGGTGACTTCCTTCTCACACACCAAGTCTTCATGCCTTCTACACAGCTCTGCCCTGCCCTTCAGCATCA CTACCACGCTGAGCCCTCCGAAGGCTCTGAGCTGGAGAAGGCTGCCTATGCTCTCAACACCAAACAGAAGATAGTCAAGCTGGTGGGTCAGTGGGTGGCATTCTATGGACCACTGTTGAAGGAGGACCCAGTGGCCTCACAGTttctggag AAACTGAGAGACGAAGTGATGAGTGACTCAAGACTCTCAAACATGCTCAAGGAACAGCTTAAGGACAGGAGAAAAAACAGAAT GCTGGAGAACGGATGCCAAACAGTGACGAAG CTGACTCAGAAGTTTGATTGGTTTGCTGCTTATGATGAGGGTCTGGGGAGgtgtcagccaatcagagctcagGACAAAG TCTTGTATGAGATTTTCAAAGCAGACCTCAGCACTGTGACGTTAATGCTACCAGTCAACTCTTCAGTTCAGGATATCATGGCTTCTCTGGTGAATCCCGGAGGAGACCATGTACTGGTCAAAATGAACTCTTCAGGAG AGAGAGTTCAGCTGAAGGTAGATGCCACCGCCGTCTCTACGTCCCTGGGGCTAAACGAGAGACTTTTTCTGTGCCCTGTCTCACAGGTGGAGCAGCTG ACCCCTCTGAAGGAGCAGCTTGGTCCAGAACAGAGTAGCACAGAAACTCTGGAACAGATGTGCTCTAAGGACATCGCTAGCCAGATGACCAACTACGACTGGGAGCTCTTCACAGCCATGCACGAG GTCGAGCTGGTCTACTACATTTTTGGTCGACACAAGTTTCCAGGGGCCACCACAGCTAACCTGGAGCGGTTTGTGCGCCGCTTCAATGAGGTGCAGTATTGGGTGGTGACTGAACTCTGCCTGTGTGAGGACCTGATGAAGAGAGCCACACTGCTCAAGAAGTTTATCAAGATTGCAACAGT GTTAAAGGAGCAGAAAAACCTCAACTCCTTCTTTGCCGTGATGTTCGGCCTGAGTAACACTGCAGTGCAGAGGCTCTATAAGACATGGGAG AGAGTGCCAAACAAAACCAAGCGGATCTACTGTGCCTATGAGAGGTTACTG GATCCATCTCGCAATCACAGAGCGTACAGACTAGTCGTGGCCAAGCTCAGCTCACCATACATCCCCTTCATGCCCCTACTGCTGAAAG ACATGACGTTCATCCACGAGGGAAACAAGAATTACACGGATAACCTGGTCAACTTTGAGAAAATG CGCATGATCGCCAAGACGGTGAAGATAGTCCGAGGCTGTAGGAGCCAACCTTACG TGCCTTCATCCCCTCAGAAAGGCCTCACAGAGCGGATGTTCCTGGAGGCTCCTGCTATACGAATATCTACAT ATTCGGAGCAGGCGATGACCTTCCGCAACGTGGTCAACATAAGGCACTACATCCAGAACATGAAGGTCATTGACAATCAGAAGAAACTGACCCAGCTTTCCAGAGCCATAGAGCACTAA
- the rapgef3 gene encoding rap guanine nucleotide exchange factor 3 isoform X1, protein MEEEESNFNDLGEKSAGQRNIAPHRTSASTGMCSEDSFILPALSTSRRTASDLTPLPEALDTQDTMKQFLSDRILKAARVVYSVLVERNPGLIRDRKHHLKTYRQCCSGKELVDWLMKLNDCFQSRSQAVGMWQVLVDEGILAHVKQELNFHDKDTQFYRFLETEFDLNPANNEKDSKEDELQEGLALLVQMGPDSLLNMILRKCPSQRTAEDVEVIYEELLHIKAVAHLSTFVRKELAAVLVFESHAKAGTVLFSQGDKGTSWYIIWKGSVNVITHGKGLVTTLHEGDDFGQLALVNDAPRAATIILREDNCHFLRVDKQDFIRILKDVEANTVRLEEHGKVVLVLEKSSGQESILQGGSGSSSKYTVMSGTPEKILEHLLETIKLDTNGNDPIDPCIGDFLLTHQVFMPSTQLCPALQHHYHAEPSEGSELEKAAYALNTKQKIVKLVGQWVAFYGPLLKEDPVASQFLEKLRDEVMSDSRLSNMLKEQLKDRRKNRMLENGCQTVTKLTQKFDWFAAYDEGLGRCQPIRAQDKVLYEIFKADLSTVTLMLPVNSSVQDIMASLVNPGGDHVLVKMNSSGERVQLKVDATAVSTSLGLNERLFLCPVSQVEQLTPLKEQLGPEQSSTETLEQMCSKDIASQMTNYDWELFTAMHEVELVYYIFGRHKFPGATTANLERFVRRFNEVQYWVVTELCLCEDLMKRATLLKKFIKIATVLKEQKNLNSFFAVMFGLSNTAVQRLYKTWERVPNKTKRIYCAYERLLDPSRNHRAYRLVVAKLSSPYIPFMPLLLKDMTFIHEGNKNYTDNLVNFEKMRMIAKTVKIVRGCRSQPYVPSSPQKGLTERMFLEAPAIRISTYSEQAMTFRNVVNIRHYIQNMKVIDNQKKLTQLSRAIEH, encoded by the exons ACGCCGCTGCCTGAGGCCTTGGATACGCAGGACACCATGAAACAG TTTCTCTCTGATCGGATCCTGAAGGCAGCCAGGGTGGTGTACAGTGTCCTGGTGGAGCGCAATCCAGGCTTgatcagagacagaaagcatCATCTCAAGACCTACAG ACAGTGCTGCAGTGGGAAAGAGCTTGTTGATTGGCTGATGAAGCTGAATGACTGTTTCCAGTCCCGGAGTCAGGCAGTCGGCATGTGGCAGGTTTTGGTGGACGAAGGCATCCTTGCTCACG TGAAGCAGGAGTTGAACTTCCACGACAAAGACACACAGTTTTACCGCTTCCTGGAGACTGAGTTTGATCTGAATCCCGCTAATAACGAGAAGGACTCAAAAGAAGATGAACTGCAAGAAGGTCTGGCATTACTGGTCCAGATGGGTCCGGACTCTCTGCTGAATATGATACTTCGCAAATG TCCAAGCCAGAGGACAGCTGAGGATGTGGAGGTCATCTACGAGGAGCTTTTGCACATCAAAGCCGTGGCTCACCTGTCCACCTTT GTGAGGAAAGAACTGGCTGCAGTGCTGGTGTTCGAGTCCCATGCCAAGGCgggcacagtgt TGTTCAGCCAGGGAGACAAAGGCACATCCTGGTACATCATCTGGAAGGGCTCTGTTAATGTCATCACACACGGCAAG ggCTTGGTGACCACTCTGCATGAAGGGGACGACTTTGGCCAACTCGCTTTGGTGAACGATGCTCCTCGTGCTGCCACCATCATACTGCGAGAGGACAACTGTCACTTCCTCAGAGTAGACAAGCAAGACTTTATAAGAATACTGAAG GACGTGGAGGCGAACACTGTGCGTTTGGAGGAGCATGGGAAAGTGGTGCTGGTCCTGGAGAAAAGCTCGGGACAGGAGTCGATCCTTCAGGGTGGATCAGGAAGCAGCAGCAA GTACACAGTGATGTCAGGAACACCAGAGAAAATTCTGGAACATCTCTTGGAAACAATTAAGCTGGATACCAATGGCAATGATCCAATAG ATCCTTGTATTGGTGACTTCCTTCTCACACACCAAGTCTTCATGCCTTCTACACAGCTCTGCCCTGCCCTTCAGCATCA CTACCACGCTGAGCCCTCCGAAGGCTCTGAGCTGGAGAAGGCTGCCTATGCTCTCAACACCAAACAGAAGATAGTCAAGCTGGTGGGTCAGTGGGTGGCATTCTATGGACCACTGTTGAAGGAGGACCCAGTGGCCTCACAGTttctggag AAACTGAGAGACGAAGTGATGAGTGACTCAAGACTCTCAAACATGCTCAAGGAACAGCTTAAGGACAGGAGAAAAAACAGAAT GCTGGAGAACGGATGCCAAACAGTGACGAAG CTGACTCAGAAGTTTGATTGGTTTGCTGCTTATGATGAGGGTCTGGGGAGgtgtcagccaatcagagctcagGACAAAG TCTTGTATGAGATTTTCAAAGCAGACCTCAGCACTGTGACGTTAATGCTACCAGTCAACTCTTCAGTTCAGGATATCATGGCTTCTCTGGTGAATCCCGGAGGAGACCATGTACTGGTCAAAATGAACTCTTCAGGAG AGAGAGTTCAGCTGAAGGTAGATGCCACCGCCGTCTCTACGTCCCTGGGGCTAAACGAGAGACTTTTTCTGTGCCCTGTCTCACAGGTGGAGCAGCTG ACCCCTCTGAAGGAGCAGCTTGGTCCAGAACAGAGTAGCACAGAAACTCTGGAACAGATGTGCTCTAAGGACATCGCTAGCCAGATGACCAACTACGACTGGGAGCTCTTCACAGCCATGCACGAG GTCGAGCTGGTCTACTACATTTTTGGTCGACACAAGTTTCCAGGGGCCACCACAGCTAACCTGGAGCGGTTTGTGCGCCGCTTCAATGAGGTGCAGTATTGGGTGGTGACTGAACTCTGCCTGTGTGAGGACCTGATGAAGAGAGCCACACTGCTCAAGAAGTTTATCAAGATTGCAACAGT GTTAAAGGAGCAGAAAAACCTCAACTCCTTCTTTGCCGTGATGTTCGGCCTGAGTAACACTGCAGTGCAGAGGCTCTATAAGACATGGGAG AGAGTGCCAAACAAAACCAAGCGGATCTACTGTGCCTATGAGAGGTTACTG GATCCATCTCGCAATCACAGAGCGTACAGACTAGTCGTGGCCAAGCTCAGCTCACCATACATCCCCTTCATGCCCCTACTGCTGAAAG ACATGACGTTCATCCACGAGGGAAACAAGAATTACACGGATAACCTGGTCAACTTTGAGAAAATG CGCATGATCGCCAAGACGGTGAAGATAGTCCGAGGCTGTAGGAGCCAACCTTACG TGCCTTCATCCCCTCAGAAAGGCCTCACAGAGCGGATGTTCCTGGAGGCTCCTGCTATACGAATATCTACAT ATTCGGAGCAGGCGATGACCTTCCGCAACGTGGTCAACATAAGGCACTACATCCAGAACATGAAGGTCATTGACAATCAGAAGAAACTGACCCAGCTTTCCAGAGCCATAGAGCACTAA